The window GGTCCAGACCGGCCGGGGTGAGAACCGCCCGGGCGTCGTCCAGCCAGCCACGATCGACCAATTCGCGGAGCTGGGGAAAGTCGCCGGTGTGGTCGGTGCCGAACCGCTCCCGGTAGGCGTTCGCGTCGACACCCTCGGCCCGTAGCAGGGACTTGAGCAACCACCGGCGCCGCTGCTCGACCTCATCGAGGTGAAAACCGAACTCCGCGTACCGGAAATCGTCCGCGGGCCGGGAGAGGTAATCGGTGAGAACCGCGCGGACCTCGGGCACCGCCACCGCGTAATCGAACGAGTAGTGCAGGGTCTTCGTGTACGACCGGGCGCCGCAGCCCAGCCCGACCATGCCGTCGTCCTGGCAGCAGTAGTCGGGACCGTCCGGAACCGGCGCGTCGACCCGGCGGAACTGACGCATCGAATGCCGCACATAACCGCTGCTGGTGAGCACGTCGACGGCCTGCCGGTACAGGTCGAGGCGCTGGCGGTCCCAGTCGGCGCGGGCGTGGGCGCGCCGGCCCAGCCCGGTCAGTGGTCGCACGTACAACGGATACAGGTACAGCTCCTCGGGCCGCCAGCGCAGCGCCTCGTCGAGCGAGTGCTGCCAGGTCTGCGCGGTCTGCCCGTCGATGCCGTAGATCAGGTCGATGTTGAGAACCGGGATCCGGGCGTCGCGGATCGTCTGAAGCGCGGCCAGCACCTCGTCGAGCCGCTGTGGTCGCCCGGCGGCACGCGCTTCGGTGTCGAGGAAACTTTGCACGCCGATGCTGATCCGGGTGGTCCCGTGCCCGGCCAGCACCGCCAGCCGATCCGGGGTGGCGGTGGCCGGTGACGTCTCCACCGACAGCGGAACCGGCCCGGCCCCGAAGACGCCGGTGACGATGTCGAACAGTTCCTCGAGCTCGGCGG of the Actinoplanes sichuanensis genome contains:
- a CDS encoding STM4012 family radical SAM protein, translated to MNLDSPYQGYLYAYPHKTAYRRLEPRPLLRDVWADEPPDSLFGYVHLPFCEMRCGFCNLFTRANPPDEQVTAYLAQLRRQAVAVGESLGPAASFSRLAIGGGTPTYLTAAELEELFDIVTGVFGAGPVPLSVETSPATATPDRLAVLAGHGTTRISIGVQSFLDTEARAAGRPQRLDEVLAALQTIRDARIPVLNIDLIYGIDGQTAQTWQHSLDEALRWRPEELYLYPLYVRPLTGLGRRAHARADWDRQRLDLYRQAVDVLTSSGYVRHSMRQFRRVDAPVPDGPDYCCQDDGMVGLGCGARSYTKTLHYSFDYAVAVPEVRAVLTDYLSRPADDFRYAEFGFHLDEVEQRRRWLLKSLLRAEGVDANAYRERFGTDHTGDFPQLRELVDRGWLDDARAVLTPAGLDHSDAIGPWLVSGEVREAMGMYVPR